TGCTTAATGCGTTCAGCTGTCGTCTCACCTATTAGAGTTCCATAATTTCGACGGACATAAGAAACGATCGCATCATCAAACTTGTCACCGCCAATACGCACTGATTGATGATAAACGATACCGCTGAGAGAAATAATAGCAACTTCAGTTGTACCACCACCAATATCAACGACCATTGAGCCACTAGCTTCTTCAACTGGCATACCAGAACCTAATGCTGCCGCCATAGGTTCTTCAATGAGAAACACCTCGCGCGCCCCTGCTCCCATTGCTGACTCACGAATTGCGCGTCTCTCGACTTGGGTCGAACCGCAAGGCACACAAACCAGCACCCGAGGACTTGGTCTCAGAAATCGATTTTCATGAACCTTATGAATAAAATGCTGGAGCATTTTTTCAGTAACAAAGAAATCGGCTATTACCCCATCTTTCATTGGCCGAATAGCATTAATGTTACCCGGAGTCCTTCCAAGCATTCGTTTGGCTTCGAGACCAACAGCCGCTACTCGCTTTTGACCCGACTCATTGCGTAAAGCAACAACAGAAGGTTCATTTAAGACTATCCCTTTATCCCGCACATAAATCAACGTATTGGCCGTCCCCAAATCAATCGATAAATCATTGGAAAAAACGCCCCGCAATTTCCTGAACATGAGCCTCACTACCTCGTTCTTTTTTTGGCGAACACTTTAACCTATATTGAGATAAAAATCGACAGATCTTTTGAAAGATTTATTGCAAGGCTACCGCGTCTAAATTCCTCGAA
The genomic region above belongs to Legionella micdadei and contains:
- a CDS encoding rod shape-determining protein — its product is MFRKLRGVFSNDLSIDLGTANTLIYVRDKGIVLNEPSVVALRNESGQKRVAAVGLEAKRMLGRTPGNINAIRPMKDGVIADFFVTEKMLQHFIHKVHENRFLRPSPRVLVCVPCGSTQVERRAIRESAMGAGAREVFLIEEPMAAALGSGMPVEEASGSMVVDIGGGTTEVAIISLSGIVYHQSVRIGGDKFDDAIVSYVRRNYGTLIGETTAERIKHEIGSAFPSRDLFEIEVRGRNLAEGVPRSFTLTSAEILEALQEPLSGIVGAVRAALELAPPELAADIAERGMVLTGGGALLKNMDTLLMEETGLPVLVAEDPLTCVARGGGKALETMDLRGGDFLSTE